The Nonlabens sp. Hel1_33_55 genome contains the following window.
AGGAAAAACATCACACCAACTGCTATAAAAACGGTAAGGCTAGAATCGGCAAAATTGCTAAATACGTAGGATAGCGTGCTTTTCACTTGTTCGCCGTCAATTGCTGGGACTACATCAAAACCTACGTAATCTTCAATTTGCCTGATTTGTGTTCTTATTTGTTCCGTGATTTGATCGCTATTAGCAACTGCATCTTTGATTTGCGAGGTGAAAAGAAGTCCTAGACCTGCTACAGGTAATAAGATGACAATGACACTTACAACCAAAAGAAGCGTTGCCGCAACCCAGGGTTTCCAGCCTTTTTCTTCAAAAAACCGTTGGGCTGGAACTAGTAATACATAAAGAGTAACGGCAGCGAGAACACCACCTAAATAGGGAAGCATTTCATAGATGATGAGCACTGCTGCCACCATGAGAATGAGAACGACAAAAATCTGTCTTATAATACTGGCTGGAATTTTTTGTTGCATAATTAGTTGTTGCGTAGAGCATTAATAAGTTCCTGCTTATTCATTTTTGAGCGGCCGTCAATTCCTACTTTCTTAGCTTGTTCGTAGAGCTCATCTTTGGTGCGCTCCTCATATTTTTCTGCATTACCACCTTTTTTTCCACTGTCTGGAGTATTAGCAATGCGCGCTGCTTTTTCTTGAGAATATCCTTTGTCCCTCAACGCATCATATTGCTCCTCATTTTTTATGCTAGGTCTGCCCATCTTTTTTATTTAAAGATAGATAGAAGCTTTACAGACTTTTCCTATAAAAAGGCTAAGATTTGATCAACGACTTCTGGAGTGTGAAGACTATGGCCACCTGTTTTTGAAGTATAGGTTGTGGCGTTTTTTAATCCTGCTGCAATAGACGCCATGCTTTTGTAGCTTACAATAGCATCCTGCTCGCTATGAACCAGTAGAACTTCTGCATCAATGTCTTTGACAAAATCTGCAGTATTGAAATCAGAAATATGAAACCCGTAGTATTTGTAAAGTAGGTCGTCCATTCCATGATAGACCTTATCGTTGAATCCAGTGAGGCGTTGATAGCCTCTCATGATTTTATCAAAGCGATCTGGACCACCCAATAGGACTAATTTTTCCAGATACGTATGCGGATTTTTAGATTCCTGATAAACCGTCGCCATGGCTCCAACGCTATGGGCAATAACAATTTCTGGATGAAATAAATCCATTACCTTTTTTATTTCTCTAGAATATTTAACAGCATTAAAATCTGTGCCAGTAGAAGCACCATGAGCAGGTGCGTCAATTGAGATGATATTATAATCTAGTTTCTGTAAAGGTTCAATCAAATATTTCCATCGCCACGAATTGGATTCCCAGCCATGAATCAATAAAATCGTTTTACCATTTCCTTTCCAATGATATAGCTGAATAAAACCTTCTTCTGTGATCAGCTTTTGTTTGCGGGCTGTATCTAAAAATTCATTTTGAAAAGGTTGAATTTTTCCTGCTCGTGGATAGCTAAATACACCTAATGCGAGTTTGCCTGCTTTCTCTTTTGAAAAAACAGAAACTGTGTTAAAATAAAAGCCGTACAATTTAGGTACGGCTTTGTTTATCAAACTTTTTAGCATCGTATTACCAGCTTATGAATACAAATTCTGGTGTTGCCGTATCAGGAATCATGGTGTTTTCTATAGTTGCACTCATGTCAAATTTCACTTCGGCAGGTAATTCTTCCTTGTCTATGGTGAAGTAAAAATTCTGATCATTGACCCAAACTACAGCGCTATTAATCATGTTGTCGATACTGCTCACTTTATAAGTCTCGCTGATCGTTTTGAAATCACTGTCAACACTAATACCTTCTGCAGTGACATATCTCTCGTCATGCACTCTAATATTTTCAATGGTTGAGGTGCTGTCTGCATCATAAGGAGTTAGAGACAATAAGTGTTTACCACCTTTTTCATAGATCTCAATGGTATTGGGGCCGTTTGCAAATTCATCTCCTTTTACAGGATTTACAATGCTGTCCATTGCAAAAAGGCTATCCACTTGATACACCATGGCATCTTTAGTCAACATTCCTATGCGATCCTTGTTCCACTCAAACGGATTTTGCTCCTCTGCACAGCTGGCAAGAAAGGTTATAGTAACTAGTATAAAAAGTAACTTTTTCATATAAAAATTTAAGGTTGTAAAATTACGTTGACTGTTGGGACTAGCCAATTAATAAATGGTTTGTTTCTAGTAGATGTTTGTGGCTTTTTCGCTTTCGCGAAAGCGAACTTATCATCGTCTTTTCACATCCTAACAAACAACTTAAAAACTACCTATTGACGTTTCAAGGATTCCATTCTGCTTTTGTAAGTATCATCGGGATTGAGCTCATAAGCTTTTGTGGCAAACTCCAATGCTTTTTCAAAATCACCCGTGCTTTCATAATACTTTGACATAAAATGATATGGGCTGGAGCTTTCAGGATAATATTCCAGCGAGAAGTCAAGGAACATTTTTGATTTCTCAAATTGCTCCATGTCTAGACTCATGTCACCTAGAATAGTAAGCAACTCTTCAGGATAGGGCGCCACTTGATAACCAAAACGATCTTCCAGCTTCTGAGCGCGATATTTTACGATCTCAAAAAGCTCTTCGTTAGAAGTTTCCGGAGAATTAAATTTATCAGTGTTTTCCATTTGATACCAATCAAAAGTGGCTATCATTCCATCCATGATCGATGGAAATGCAATCGTGCCATGTAAATCTCGAGGATAAAACTTCCAATCAAAATCCAACTCGTTTGCAGAGTGCTCTCTAACCATGTCTGCAAAGGCGATGTTTGATCTAGGAAATACGGTGAAGTCAGTCGAATCTTTTACCACATTTTCTAGCGTCATTTCAGGATCAAGCATACTTAACTGACCGTTGAGAGACATAAAGAGGCTTTTTCCTTTATAATCTTGGGTAGCTAATTTTGTATTGGATTCCTCTAATAATTTTTGATCATCCCAGTCTAAACTAGGATCAATGGCGAGGTAATTTGAAAATAATTCTGGATGATGGATCAAGGAGTAAATGGTAAACAAACCACCATAGGAATGACCAATGAGTGTCCTGAACTGGGTCACTGGATATTTGTTCTCTATAAAAGGAATCAGCTCTTTCTCCATGAACTGAAGAAATGCTTCAGCTTTTCCATTTTCCTCATTGAAGGGCATCCCGTATTTTTCATTTATAGTTGATGTGGTGAGGTCTCGAACTCTATTTTCTGCATTAGAGATTCCAACTAGAATCATCTCTGGTGTAAAACCACCGCTATAAAAGCTCTGTACATTTTTTACGGTTGGTAAAAGAACCTCTCCATCTAAAATGTAAACCACAGGATATTGTTGTGATCCATTGTTTTGAAAACCGTCGGGTAATTCTATATAAATCTCCCTGTTTTCATTAAGGATTTCCGAATAAAGGATATCCACAACACCTGTTTTTTCCAAATAACTTTTGCCTGGATCCTTTTGAGAAGCACAGGTAAGACTGACTAAAATTAATAAGCTGGCAGTCAATATATATCTAATCATTTTTGAGATTTAATGTTTGAACTCGGCTCGTTAGGTTGCATGGATTAAGAGCGCGAGAATAATAGTTATGGCTACTTCATCGCCTTACCCAGAATTCCTAATACACCTCTAATAAAAGTAGCACTGGTCAAAACTTTGATAATTGGGTTTTGTCTTGTGCTTCTCCTTCCAGAAGAACTGGAGCTTGAAGTTTTGGCTCGCTCTTTCTTTGCTTTTTCTTTAATCTCATCCTCATGTGCTTTATCCATTTTCTCCTGCAGCATTTCCTCAGCACTCTCACGATTGATGGACTCGTTGTACTTGTCCGTTAGTTCAGAGTCTGCGATGAGGTCATCCAGTTCGCGGTCTGTCAATACATCCATGCGGCTTTCTGGTGCGCGCAATAATGTTGCTGCAAGTGGACTAGGTCTACCTTTTTCATCCAATGCCGATATAAAGGCTTCACCTATTCCTAGCGAAGTCAAAACTTCTGCGGTATCATAGAATTCTGTGATCGGATAATTTTGTGCCGTCAGTTTGATCGCTTTACGGTCTTTTGCTGTGAAGGCACGTAAGGCATGCTGCACCTTCAAACCTAGCTGACTCAAAACGCCTTCTGGTATATCGGTTGGGTTTTGAGTGACGAAATAAAGGCCAATTCCTTTAGACCGAATCAGTTTTACGATGCTCTCGATTTGATCAAGCAAAGCTTTACTAGCATTATCAAAAATCAAATGCGCTTCATCAATAAAGAGTACTAATTCCGGTCTATCACTATCACCTTGTTCTGGGAATGTACTGTAGATTTCTGCCAGTAGGCTCAACATAAAAGTTGAGAACAATTTGGGCCTATCCTGAATATCTGTAAGCCGAATCACATTTACATATCCAAGTCCGTTTTTATCTTTTCGTACTAGATCTTTCACCTCAAAACTACGCTCACCAAAAAACAGTTCAGCGCCTTGCTGTTCCAACTCCACCAACTTACGCATGATAGCGCCGGTAGATGAAGTTGATATACGACCATATTCTGCTTGAAACTCTTCTTTTCCAGCACCGGTGGCAAATTGTAATACCTTTTTAAGATCACGTAGATCCAGCAATGGCAATTTATTATCGTCACAGTATTTGAAAACGACGCTAATAATTCCCGCTTGAGTTTCAGTGACGTCAAGTATACGGGAAAGTAGGACTGGTCCAAATTCGCTAACCGTGGCACGCATGCGTACACCTTCCTGCTCTGATATGGTTAGAATTTCTGTTGGGCTGGATCGCTTTTTAAAATCGAGACCTATCATCTCATGACGTTCATCAATCTTTACATGTCCTTCACTTGCGGCAGCAATACCAGATAGGTCACCTTTAATGTCCATCAATAAGGAAGGCACACCATGTTGTGATAACTGCTCGGCAATAATTTGTAGTGTTTTGGTTTTACCAGTTCCAGTGGCTCCAGCTATTAAACCATGACGGTTCATGGTTTTTAAAGGGATTTTGACGTGAGAGCCAGTAATGGCTTGGCCGTCAAGCATCGCTGCACCCATGATAATGGATGCTCCTTTGGGATTGTAACCTTCTTGAATGCTTTTTACAAAATCTTCTTTTCTGGACATGGATTATGATTTGAAGCAAAAGTAAAAGAAAATCAAGTGGTTGAAAAGAAGAGTGTTCTCGGCTATAGAAAACAAAATCAACATCCAAATGCTATTGCCTTTAAACCACTCAAACTTTTCCTAGTAGACCATAATTAATTATTTTTGCAGCCGCATGAAAGAGACGATTGAAAATAAGGTGAACGCAGGGCTAATGTTGCCACTCATGGAAGAATTTTACACCATTCAAGGTGAAGGATTTCACACGGGAACAGCGGCCTATTTTATAAGAATAGGTGGTTGTGATGTAGGGTGCCACTGGTGCGATGTAAAAGAAAGCTGGAATGCAGAAACTCATCCACCTACATCCATTGAGCAAATTGTTGACCATGCAGATAAGTGGAGTAAAACGATTGTGATAACCGGTGGTGAGCCATTGACGTGGAACATGCAACCGTTGACCAGGGCGCTCAAGGATCGCGATATGACGGTCCATATAGAGACGAGCGGCGCTTATCCTTTGACTGGGATTTGGGACTGGATTTGCCTATCTCCCAAAAAGATTAAGATGCCCGTTCCAGAAATCTATAAAAAAGCAAACGAGCTTAAGGTTATCGTTTATAATAAAAATGATTTCGCTTTCGCGAAAGCGGAATCCCAAAAAGTCTCTGCAAACTGTCAGTTATTCTTGCAACCAGAATGGTCTGTGCGGGAAAAAATGATACCGTTAATCACGGAGTTTGTAATGGAAAACCCAGAATGGCGGGTTTCCCTACAAACACATAAATACTTGAATATTCCCTAGTCCTCGCTAGCTACATCAAAATGTAGGCTTGCAATGCGGTCGTCCCAACCCATAAAAATGGTACCGCCATCAATCTCCTCGATAATTCTGATAGAAAAATTCTCGATCGTTTCAGGAGCTGATGATACATTCATTTCTGTTGTGAAAACATCATATTGATTATCATATCTCGTTCCCCATTGCGTGGTCTGTCCATTCAGGATAAACTTCCATTGATCTTCATCTGGTACGGTAAATATGCTATAGGTACCAGCTTCAATAGTCTCGTCATTAATTATCACATCTTTGTAGAAGGTAACTTCAGTAGCTTCGTTAGCTCCAGTTCTCCAGACTTGACCATAAGGAACTAACTTACCAAAAACAACACGATCTTTCTTTGCAGGCCTGCTATAAATGATACGTGCTATTGCGGCCTGATCGTCGCCACGGTACATCACTACATCTAGCGGACTCTTATCCAAGCCAGTGAAAGCAAGGTCTTGTGCTGTGGTCAATTGGCTAATAAACAACAGGCTGAAAAAAGGAATTAAAATTTTCATGTTTTGGATTTTTTAGTACAACAAATATTCTTCAATAATATTGCCGTTCATTATTAATAATTTGTTAATAACTTAACAAGGCTAATAACGTCAAACAACCTATAAACACTAATGGTTCACTATATTTGTTTATTACGCAGTATAGCAAAATTTACAAGGATTTTATGAGCGAGGATAACAAGAAAAATTACGGTGCTGACCAGATTCAGGCATTGGAAGGAATGGAGCATGTGCGCATGCGTCCGTCCATGTATATTGGTGATGTGGGAACACGTGGATTGCACCACTTAGTTTATGAAGTAGTCGATAACTCCATTGACGAGGCACTAGCTGGTCATTGTGATAATATCGAGGTTATTATTAATGAGAATAACAGTGTAACCGTGACTGATGATGGTCGTGGTATACCTGTAGATATTCACAAGAAAGAAGGCGTGTCTGCACTACAAGTTGTAATGACTAAAATAGGTGCAGGTGGAAAATTTGATAAGGATTCCTATAAGGTTTCCGGTGGACTTCACGGTGTAGGTGTGAGTTGTGTAAATGCTCTTTCTGATCATTTGAAAGCAACCGTTTATCGTGATGGTAAGATTTACGAGCAAGAGTATGAACGTGGTAAAGCCATGTATCCTGTAAGAGAGGCAGGAACTACTGATAAACGCGGTACGGTCATTACTTTTTTACCAGACAGATCGATTTTCCAACAAACAGTAGAGTACAATTATGTAACGCTAGCCAATCGCCTGCGTGAACTTTCTTTTTTAAATAAAGGAATACGCATTGTACTAATAGATCGCCGCGTCAAAGACGAGAACGGTAATATCATTGAAGAGGTGTTCCAATCAGAAGAAGGATTAAAAGAATTTATCCGTTTCCTAGACGACACACGTCACCCAATCATTGCAGATGTTATCTCGATGGAAGGTGAGAAAAATGATATACCTGTTGAGGTCGCAATGATCTACAACGATAGTTATTCAGAGAATTTGCATTCCTATGTAAATAATATCAATACGCATGAAGGTGGTACGCATTTAAGTGGATTCCGTCGTGGATTGACAACTACATTAAAGAAGTATGCAGATGCTTCTGGACTATTGGATAAGTTGAAGTTTGATGTCTCTGGAGATGACTTTAGAGAAGGTTTGACGGCTATCATATCGGTAAAGGTTCAAGAGCCGCAATTTGAAGGACAGACGAAGACCAAGTTGGGTAACCGTGAGGTGACCAGCGCCGTTTCTCAGGCAGTTTCTCAAATGTTGGAAGATTACCTTGAAGAGAATCCAGCAGATGCTAAAACGATTGTTCAAAAAGTAATTCTTGCTGCAACTGCTAGACACGCAGCTCGCAAAGCTCGCGAGATGGTGCAACGCAAAACCGTAATGAGCGGTGGTGGATTGCCAGGTAAACTTTCTGACTGCTCAGAAACAGATCCAGAAATCTGTGAAGTATTCCTTGTTGAGGGAGATTCTGCGGGTGGAACGGCAAAAATGGGACGTGACCGTAATTTCCAAGCGATCATGCCATTGCGTGGTAAGATTCTCAACGTTGAGAAAGCCATGCAACACAAAGTTTTTGAAAATGAAGAAATCCGTAATATATATACCGCTTTAGGAGTAACTATTGGTACTGAAGAAGATTCAAAAGCTTTGAATCTTGATAAACTACGTTATCACAAGGTAGTCATCATGTGTGACGCGGACATTGATGGTTCCCACATTGCAACTTTGATCTTGACTTTCTTCTTTAGATACATGAGAGAGTTGGTGGAGAAAGGTTACATATATATCGCAACACCACCATTGTACCTACTTAAAAAAGGTTCTAAAAAACGTTATGCTTGGTCCAATAAAGAGCGTGATGAAATCAATGAAGAATTTGGTGGATCAGCCGCTATCCAACGTTATAAAGGTTTGGGAGAAATGAATGCAGATCAATTGTGGGACACTACCATGAATCCTGAATTCAGAACCTTGAGACAAATTACGATCGAGAGTCTTCCTGAAGCAGATCGTGTATTCTCTATGCTTATGGGTGATGAAGTTCCGCCTCGTCGGGAATTCATTGAGAAAAACGCCATTTACGCAAATATCGACGCATAACCGTTTGTCGATTGAACTAAAAGAATCCTGCATCTTGAACTAGATGCAGGATTTTTTCGTTTATTGATCAACCCTAAATCATTAAACATGAAAAAATATATTGTCACCCTAGCAATATTGATATCATTTAATTTATCAAAAGCCCAAGATGGAATTTCTGACGTATTAGCTGCAGGAGTTGAAGCTGCGGCATTATTCACAAATTCCTACACAGAACCAGCCGCAGAAGCTTTTTCATATAATCTATCTGCTGGTTGGTATGACGATGCTCGTGTACTTCCTAAAGGAAAGTTTAATTTCATTGTGAGAGCACAAGCTACATTCTCAAAAGATGAAGACAAGTCCTTTCTATTGGATCCTTTAGTATATCAGGATATTATTCAGAATTCCTATGACAATACCAATAATCCGCCGGCAGATGTTACCGTGACCTTTGGAGATGATTCTACAACTCCACGATTAATTGCTACCGCATTGGGTCAAAATGATCCATCACAATCACTTGTCATAATAACCAGAGACCGCACTACCGGCATTCAAACAGATCGCTCTGTGATTGAATTGCCTCAAGGTCTGGGCGATGCAGGTGTCGATGTTGTTCCATCTGCTTTCATTCAGGCAGGATTTGGGCTAGGTGCTGGACTCGAGCTCAAGGCAAGATTTGTTCCCAGAACCCAAATTGATGAAGCAGAAATCGCCATTTATGGTGGTGCCATCCAGTGGCAGGTATCAGATGTACTGGATAAAAACGATGTGTTGCCGGTTGAGGTTTCGGTTTTGGCAGGTTATAGTGTGCTTGACGCCATGTATGATTTTGAGGATGGTGCCGTGGTAGATGGCGAGGATCAGCGGCTGGAAACTAAATCTGGTAGTTTGACACTTTCATTAATCGCGGGAACAGACTTTAAAGTGCTCAACTTTTACGGTGGTGTGAATTTCAACGCCGGTACGACAGAAACCGATTTGTTGGGAACCTATACCGTGCGCAGCTCTGGCAGTATTTTCCCGATTGGTCAAACCTTTGAAGACCCTATATCTGTTAAGACAGACGTTAGCTCCATGTTAGGAACTGTTGGGACAAAACTGACTCTCGGCTTTTTCCAGATCAATGCGGGTTACACCTTTGGAGAATTTGATACCCTTAACGGTGCGATAGCCTTCAAATTTTAGAACATTTTTTCAAAACCTTGAAACTGATCGGCTTTGCCAACCTTTGAGATAGATTTAATTATAAATAAATCCTATTTCAATATCTTTATGGATTGTAAAGAGTTCGCTTCCGCGAAAGCGAAATTATTAATCAACATTTAAACACATTTTATGAAAGTTACCGTAGTAGGAGCAGGCGCTGTAGGCGCAAGTTGTGCAGAATATATCGCTATAAAGAATTTTGCTAGCGAAGTCGTCTTGCTGGATATCAAGGAAGGATTTGCAGAAGGTAAGGCCATGGATTTGATGCAGACCGCATCCCTTAATGGTTTTGACACTAAAATAACTGGTGTGACCAACGATTATTCAAAAACTGCTGGTAGCCATATCGCTGTAATTACATCAGGAATACCACGTAAACCTGGTATGACTCGTGAAGAATTGATAGGAATTAATGCTGGGATCGTGAAATCGGTTTCAGAGAGTATTGTAAAAGAATCACCAGACGTGATTTTGATCGTGGTTTCCAACCCAATGGATACGATGACATACCTAGCTCACCAATCAACTGGACTTCCTAAACACAGAATTATAGGAATGGGTGGCGCTCTAGATAGTGCACGTTTCAAATACAGACTTGCGGAGGCTCTTGAAGCTCCAATATCTGATGTAGACGGCATGGTGATAGGTGGTCACAGTGATACCGGTATGGTGCCATTAACAAGACTAGCAACCCGCAATAGTGTTCCTGCAAGCGAATTTTTAAGTGAAGATCGCTTGAATCAAGTGATGGAAGATACTAAAGTTGGTGGAGCTACATTAACTAAATTATTGGGTACAAGTGCATGGTACGCTCCAGGTGCTGCGGTTTCTGGACTGGTACAAGCTATTGCCTGCGACCAGAAGAAAATCTTCCCATGTAGTACACTTCTTGACGGTGAGTATGGTTTATCTGATCTTTGTATAGGTGTTCCGGTAGTATTAGGAGCAAATGGAATAGAGAAGATCGTAGAGATCGAACTTTCTGATGCAGAAAAAGAGCATCTACATAAGAGCGCAGAAGGCGTTAAGGCGACTAACGACCTATTGTAAAAAACTAAATTTATATACAAAACCGCTCTTCAGGAGCGGTTTTTTTATGGAATGAATTTGCCACTTTCTCAATGATCGTTGCTAGGTAAGGACATTGTGGAATGTACGTTTTCGCTAAAGCGAACACCGCACAAGCCTAGAAATAAATTTTAACTCATTGTATTTCAGTAGGGTTGCGATTTAAATTTTAATTGCTAAAAGATACTCGAAAGCCTATATTTGCTCGTTCAAATTTTAACAACAATTAAAGATTTAAAGAATGCAAAATAAAGGACTGATCAGATTCTTTGCGATCATTTTTGCAATTGTGTGTATCTACCAGCTTACGTACACTTTCATTACCAATAAGGTTGAAAATGATGCAGAAGCTTATGCCGAAAGAGTTGTTGATGCAGACGCTCCCAATTCTTCAACGCTTATCGAGGAAGCTAGAAAAAGATATCTAGATTCTGTCGCGAGCAAGGACGTTTGGGGTGGCTACACGACTTATGCAGGTGCTAAGGATAATGAGCTTAAAAAAGGTCTGGACCTTAAAGGTGGTATCAATGTAATTCTTCAGATTTCTGTTCGTGACCTATTAATAGGAATGGCAGACGGTTCTACTGATGGAGATTTCCGCAATGCACTGGACCGCGCAGATGAGCGCGTCAAGGATGGACAGCAAAGCTACTATGACTACTTCATTGAAGAGTTCAATTCTATTGATGGTGCGCAGTTAGCCTCACCGGATATTTTTGCTAACCAGGAAATGGAAGGCCGTATTGACTTTGACATGTCTAATGGTGATGTTGAGCCAGTTCTAAGAGAAGAGTTACAATCCTATATGGTTAGTGCTTTTGATGTATTGAGAAAGCGTATCGACAAATTTGGTACAACACAGCCTAATATCCAGCAATTGGGTAATACAGGTAGAATCCTGATTGAAATGCCTGGTGAAAGAGATATCAAGCGTGTTGAATCCTTACTTGTTGGGACTGCATTACTAGAGTTCTGGCATGTTTATAAAGCTGGAGAAATTGCTCCTTATTTAGTAGCTGCAGATAGTTACTGGGCAGATAAAATTGCCAGTGAGAAAGGTGATGTAGTTACAGACTCTACTGCGGTAGAAGAAAATGTAGATTCTACTGAAATTCAAACACCTCAAAACGACACTTCTCTTGAAGATCTTTTGAGCGATAATGAAATTGACAGTGAGGATTCTATTTATGAAATTGACGATGCTCAGTATGATGCTAATCCAATACTATCAAGAGTACTAGCTCCTGGAAATGGATCTGGTCCTATCATTGCGACTTTTAGAGCTTCTGATAGACAACTGATTCAAGGGTATCTAAACGATCCACAAGCGAAAGCAAAACTAGATCCTTCCCAGCGTTACGCTATGTTCATCTGGGGACGACCTGAATTGAATGACGAGTTGGGTTATGAGTTGATCGACCTTTATGCAGTTCGTTCTAATGCACAAGGTGAAGCGCCACTTTCTGGTGGAGTAATTACCAACGCAAAACAAGATTATGACATCAACGGTAAAGTTATCGTAAGCATGTCTATGAATAGTGAAGGTGCTAAGATCTGGGAAGAAATGACCACTGAAGCTTTTCAAAATCAAACCCAAGTCGCAGTTGTTTTAGATAGCACTGTTTATAGTGCACCTGGAATCAACGATGGCCCTATTGCTGGAGGTAACAGTCAGATCTCGGGAGATTTTAGTGTTGCAGAGGCAGAAGATCTTGCCACCGT
Protein-coding sequences here:
- the mdh gene encoding malate dehydrogenase, whose amino-acid sequence is MKVTVVGAGAVGASCAEYIAIKNFASEVVLLDIKEGFAEGKAMDLMQTASLNGFDTKITGVTNDYSKTAGSHIAVITSGIPRKPGMTREELIGINAGIVKSVSESIVKESPDVILIVVSNPMDTMTYLAHQSTGLPKHRIIGMGGALDSARFKYRLAEALEAPISDVDGMVIGGHSDTGMVPLTRLATRNSVPASEFLSEDRLNQVMEDTKVGGATLTKLLGTSAWYAPGAAVSGLVQAIACDQKKIFPCSTLLDGEYGLSDLCIGVPVVLGANGIEKIVEIELSDAEKEHLHKSAEGVKATNDLL